Sequence from the Flavobacterium sp. TR2 genome:
TACTTTAGCTAAAAACGGTATGGAAGGTTTCGAGAAATTCAAGAAGGATGTATATGATTTATGCATTTTGGATGTAATGATGCCTTATAAAGATGGTTACACTTTGGCCAAAGAAATTAGAGAGAAGAACAGTGAAGTGCCAATTATATTCTTGACAGCAAAATCTATGAAAGAAGATGTTTTAAAAGGATATAAAGCAGGTGCTGATGACTATTTAAATAAACCTTTTGATTCAGAAGTTCTTTTAATGAAAATTAAAGCAATCATTCAAAGAAAATCGGCTGATACAAAAGCAGAACAAGTACAGTTTGAATTTAATATTGGAAAGTTCCACTTAAATTCAAAATTAAGATTCTTGACTTATCAAGATGAAGAGCCAATCAAATTGTCTCCGAAAGAGAATGAATTGCTTAAAATGTTAATTCTTCATGAAAATGACTTAATGCCGAGAGAATTGGCTTTAACAAAAATCTGGAGAGACGATAACTACTTTACTTCAAGAAGTATGGACGTTTACATCGCTAAATTGAGAAAATACTTAAAAGCTGATGAAGATGTTGAAATCTTAAACATTCACGGAGAAGGTTTCAGATTAGTAGTAAAAAGCAAAGTTTCTGAATAATTAATTCACCGAAATAAAATACAAGCTCTGAGAAATCAGAGCTTTTTTTTTGCTATAGATTGAATTGTTTTTTATTGTTTAATCTTTTGAGTATTAGGTTTGTATAAAGGTTTTACTGGTTGGTTTACTTCTGGCTTAAAATTATTTTAAAGAATTTTCTTTACAATAATTTGGAAAATCAAAAAACAATTCTGAATATTTGCACACGAAAAAAATAATAACTCTTTAAAACGAAGAAAAAATGTTTGTACTTACATCGACATCTCAGAGCTTTACACCAAACGTATTTGGTGAAGCAATTCTTCGTGGCTTATTTCAATCCTAGAAATACATTTTTAGATATATAAAAAAAGCCCGAAGACAATAAGTTTCGGGCTTTTTTTATTCTAGACACTTCAAAATTTTCCCGAAAAAGCGATTTTAAAATTTATCCTTTTGGATAAGATGGTTTAGCCAAGTTTGGCTATTAATTTAATGCATGATAATTTTTTATGGAAAATTATACTGTAGATGAGTATGCTTTGTGTACTCGTTTTAGAAGTAAAAGAAGAAAAAAAAGATTAGTAAAAGAAGATTTTGAAAAACATTTAATTCAGTTAAGAAAGCTTGAAGTTGAACTATGGGAAAAACGCAAAAATTTGCCATTAGTACCTTTAAAAATTCCTTATCAAAAAGGCTGGCAGCGTAATTTCAAGTTAAGAGATGATGTTGCGCGATCAGCTGAGGCAGAATTTTTTAGAAATTTATTGGAAAAGATAAATACATGGCAGTTTTCTCCCGAAAAATCTTTTAAAAGGAAGAAAAAGAGAAAAAGCAGGCATCTTTATGTTGAAAAGATTCAGACTGTAAAAGAATTTTCGGAGCGGGAATGGAAAAGTTCAAAAATCGAATTGACTGAAAAAGAAAAAGCACATTTTTATAAAAGAGAGCGCTGGTGCAGCAATTGTAAACGATACAAAATTCATTATGTATTTAATGAGTCTTGGAGATATGTGCTTCGTGT
This genomic interval carries:
- a CDS encoding response regulator transcription factor; this encodes MENTNKRILLVEDDLNFGAVLKDYLMLNDFEVTLAKNGMEGFEKFKKDVYDLCILDVMMPYKDGYTLAKEIREKNSEVPIIFLTAKSMKEDVLKGYKAGADDYLNKPFDSEVLLMKIKAIIQRKSADTKAEQVQFEFNIGKFHLNSKLRFLTYQDEEPIKLSPKENELLKMLILHENDLMPRELALTKIWRDDNYFTSRSMDVYIAKLRKYLKADEDVEILNIHGEGFRLVVKSKVSE